From the Agromyces laixinhei genome, the window CAACGCAACGAGGCGCGGCATCCTCATGACCGGCATCGCGGTCAGCGCCATCGGCGCGCTGGCGCTCACCGGCTGCACCGCTGGGGGGAGCGAGGCTGCCGGCAGCCAGGAGAAGACCACCATTCGGTTCCTCTATGCAACCGGCGACGAGACGTGGAACAGCGTGGTGGACTCGGTCGTGACGACGTTCAACGAGCAGAGCGACACCACCACGGTCGAACTCGACCCGCTTCCGGCCGGGTCGGACTACGCAACCGCGCTGAAGACGGTCGACGCCACCGGCAACTGGCCGGCCATCGTCGACATGCGCGACACGCTCACCTATGTCAACGCCGGCAAGCTGGCCCCGATCCCGTCAGAGGTCACCGATCTGCTGGAGCCGACGGCATTCGCGGCGGCGGAGGACGGCAACGTCTACACCGTGCCCTACAGCGCCCTCAACGGCGAGCTCGGCATCAACATCATCTACAACAAGGACTACTTCGAGGAGAACGACCTCGAGGTGCCCGAGACCTACGACGACTTCATCACACTGCTGGAGGACATCAAGGCCAACGGTGATGTGCCCCTGGCGACGGCCGCCGGTGAGGTGTGGCCCTCCGACCAGCTGTGGAAGCCGCTGGCCGCGCCGATCTTCGCGGAGTACACCGACGAGGGCGGCTTCTGGAACGCCGCCGCCGAGAAGACGGCCACGGTGGAGGACCTGCGCGATCCGCTCGAGGAACTGCAGTACATCACCGACAACTTCGTCCTCGAGGGTTGGCAGTCCACCGCCGACGCGCAGACCACCACACTGTTGGTGAACGATCAGGCTGTCATGGCGACGTCGTCCGCCGGTCTGGGGCGACTCAACGACATCCACAAGGTGGACCCCGACTTCAACGCGGGGTTGTTCATCATCCCGGACGAGGACGGCAACATCAACGTCCTGAAGAACAGCGTGGTCGGCGACACCGCTGGTGGTCTCGCGATCTCGTCGCAGGCGGCGGAGGATGAGGACGAGCTGGCCTCGTCGGTCGAGTTCCTCGAGTTCTTCTACTCCGTGGAAGCGGCCAACCTGATGGAGGAGGCCGGATGGATCTCGCCCAACATCGTCGACTCCGACGAGGTCGTCCGTAACAACTCGATCCCTGGTGCCGAGGACTTCTTCGCCCTCCTGGAGAACCCGAACCTCGTCTGGTACGAGAACGCCCCCACCTGGAGCACGTTCAGCGCCTTCAACACGTTCTTCCGTCAGTCTCGCATCGAGATGCAGGACGGACAGTCGTCGCTGGACGACACCATCAACAAGACCCAGACCGAGCTCGACAACCAGGTCGCGGCTGCCGGCTGAGTCCCTTGCACAGGGTGGGTGGCGGCCTGTCCACCCCCCACCCTGTGGCCTTCAAGCATTCCGTCCAAGGGAGAACGACATGAGTGATCAGAGCGCTCAGGTAGGCCAATCCAACGCCGTCGGCCCCGGCGTGCTGCTCACGGGTGAACGACCCTTCGAGGGAGCGCCTATCGGCAGCCAAGAAGAGTTCATCGCCGGCGAGGACCGTCGCAAGCCCCGGCGCTGGAGCCGTGGACGCCTGGTGATGCTCGCCTTCGTCGTCCCGGCGCTGGTCATCTACCTGCTCATGGTCATCGTCCCTTCGCTGCAGACGGTGCAGCTGAGCTTCACCAACTGGGACGGCATCAGCGATGGCTACGACTACATCGGAATCAAGAACTACGAGGACATCCTCACCAGCGGCCGCTTCTGGAACGCCGTCCGCAACACGCTCATCCTCGGTCTCGGCTCGGCCATCATCATCAATGTCATCGCCCTGATCGTCGCGCTCATGCTCGACAAGCTGAACCACGCGCCGGGACTCTTCCGCACCGCGGTGTACCTGCCCGCTCTGGTCAGCGCCTTCATCATGGCAACGATCTGGAAGTACCTCCTCAACTTCAACTTCGGCAGTGTCAACACCGTGCTGCGGGAGATCGGGGTCCCCGACTGGGCACGCGACTGGCTCGGCGACAGCAGCATCGTGATCTGGGTGATCCTCTTCATCACCTGCTTCACTCTCGGCGGCAACACCACCCTCATCTACCTGGCGAATCTGCAGTCCGTTCCGCAGGAGTTGGTCGAGGCCGCCCGCATCGACGGCGCCAACGGCTGGAAGGTGTTTTGGAACGTCACCTGGCCGATGATCGCCGGCGCCGTGACCGTCAACATGACGCTCGCGATGATCGCCGGCTGGGTCATCTTCGACCAGATCCTCGTCCTGACCGCCGGTGGCCCCGGATTCGTCAGCGAAACGATGGCGTTCTTCATCTATAAGGTCGGCTTCGGCGAGTACCGCGCCGGGTTCGGATCGGCGGCC encodes:
- a CDS encoding carbohydrate ABC transporter permease → MSDQSAQVGQSNAVGPGVLLTGERPFEGAPIGSQEEFIAGEDRRKPRRWSRGRLVMLAFVVPALVIYLLMVIVPSLQTVQLSFTNWDGISDGYDYIGIKNYEDILTSGRFWNAVRNTLILGLGSAIIINVIALIVALMLDKLNHAPGLFRTAVYLPALVSAFIMATIWKYLLNFNFGSVNTVLREIGVPDWARDWLGDSSIVIWVILFITCFTLGGNTTLIYLANLQSVPQELVEAARIDGANGWKVFWNVTWPMIAGAVTVNMTLAMIAGWVIFDQILVLTAGGPGFVSETMAFFIYKVGFGEYRAGFGSAAAVVLFLVVIVSTVGTNAYMRKREIQA
- a CDS encoding ABC transporter substrate-binding protein, producing the protein MYNATRRGILMTGIAVSAIGALALTGCTAGGSEAAGSQEKTTIRFLYATGDETWNSVVDSVVTTFNEQSDTTTVELDPLPAGSDYATALKTVDATGNWPAIVDMRDTLTYVNAGKLAPIPSEVTDLLEPTAFAAAEDGNVYTVPYSALNGELGINIIYNKDYFEENDLEVPETYDDFITLLEDIKANGDVPLATAAGEVWPSDQLWKPLAAPIFAEYTDEGGFWNAAAEKTATVEDLRDPLEELQYITDNFVLEGWQSTADAQTTTLLVNDQAVMATSSAGLGRLNDIHKVDPDFNAGLFIIPDEDGNINVLKNSVVGDTAGGLAISSQAAEDEDELASSVEFLEFFYSVEAANLMEEAGWISPNIVDSDEVVRNNSIPGAEDFFALLENPNLVWYENAPTWSTFSAFNTFFRQSRIEMQDGQSSLDDTINKTQTELDNQVAAAG